In Euwallacea similis isolate ESF13 chromosome 5, ESF131.1, whole genome shotgun sequence, a single window of DNA contains:
- the Obp59a gene encoding odorant-binding protein 59a, whose protein sequence is MWKKIEMKFLYVLLLPVLVAEFGQALQCGVSRLNNEKFRKVLTECVKDNQTFVDILSLASNMSGGEDDDGENDFSVSSDEEPPATRATPRTASPSSIRNTLKTAFTESSRARRSDNSNNQQNRNSFSNAVNTEATTPMENQEEANDVAASGEICILQCIFEKLELTDSNGLPDHYKFASTLLNSASGRETRDFLQETADECFQLVKKTDSTNPCEFSSKLIGCVAEKGRTNCEDWPVGNLPF, encoded by the exons ATgtggaaaaaaatcgaaatgaaGTTTCTTTATGTTCTTTTGCTGCCAGTGTTAGTGGCGGAGTTTGGCCAG GCCCTGCAATGTGGAGTTTCTAGGCTGAACAACGAGAAATTCAGAAAAGTTCTTACAGAGTGCGTTAAAGACAATCAGACTTTTGTAGACATCTTGAGTTTGGCATCCAACATGTCTGGTGGTGAAGATGATGATGGGGAGAATGACTTTTCTGTATCTTCAGACGAAGAACCGCCAGCCACTCGCG CTACTCCTAGAACTGCAAGTCCAAGCAGCATTAGAAACACCCTGAAGACTGCATTTACGGAATCAAGCAGGGCTAGAAGATCTGACAACTCCAACAACCAACAAAACAGAAATAGTTTCTCCAACGCTGTGAACACCGAGGCGACCACCCCAATGGAGAATCAAGAGGAGGCTAATGATGTAGCGGCTTCTGGTGAAATCTGCATTTTGCagtgtatatttgaaaaacttgagTTG ACTGACTCCAACGGACTTCCTGACCATTACAAATTTGCCTCCACTTTATTGAACTCAGCATCTGGAAGAGAAACTAGGGACTTTTTGCAAGAAACTGCAGATGAATGCTTTCAGCTGGTTAAGAAAA ctgATTCCACCAATCCCTGCGAATTTTCATCTAAATTGATAGGATGTGTAGCAGAGAAGGGGAGGACCAATTGCGAAGACTGGCCTGTAGGGAATCTTCCATTCTAA
- the LOC136409237 gene encoding serine-enriched protein-like isoform X3 has translation MPESVLLPASYISMAEAEPDLSTFENKSGLAEDMKFLASMPELCDVTFLVGETREPVCAVKAVLAARSRVFHKMLYQAPSPQRKKEPPPKENKLRLFLKRSSEPLLNLQNASQQRGYTQQLAPIQEPQSQQHQTLIIEEFEPDVFRQLIEYIHTGCVTLQPRTLLGVMNAADYYGLDELRKACAGFVQCCITVDTVCALLASAERYIQYKCTKSLVQKVLEFVDEHGNEVLNLGSFTLLPQHVVRLILVRDELQADEFTKFQAALMWGKKYCDNNPTTSLKDVIGNFLEYIQFKKIPASMVMQEIYPLGLVPSNILMNALAYQVQCLALPPFAA, from the exons ATGCCGGAAAGCGTGTTGCTACCTGCAAGCTACATCAGTATGGCCGAGGCCGAGCCTGACCTCAGCACTTTTGAAAACAAGTCAGGACTGGCTGAGGACATGAAGTTCCTCGCTTCCATGCCAGAACTCTGCGATGTCACTTTTTTAGTGGGCGAGACACGGGAGCCCGTCTGCGCAGTCAAAGCAGTCTTAGCTGCGCGATCAAgagtttttcataaaatgctCTATCAG GCGCCGAGTCCTCAACGCAAGAAAGAGCCTCCTCCAAAAGAAAACAAGCTACGGTTGTTTCTCAAGAGGTCCTCTGAACCTTTGCTGAATCTGCAGAATGCCTCCCAGCAG AGAGGCTACACCCAGCAGCTGGCCCCCATACAAGAG CCTCAATCCCAGCAGCACCAAACCCTGATAATAGAAGAATTCGAGCCAGATGTCTTCAGGCAGCTCATAGAGTACATCCACACTGGATGCGTGACCCTGCAACCCAGAACCCTACTCG GTGTGATGAATGCTGCTGATTACTATGGCTTGGACGAGCTTCGCAAGGCTTGTGCAGGGTTCGTTCAGTGTTGTATCACCGTCGATACTGTATGCGCATTGTTAGCTTCAGCTGAAAGGTACATCCAGTATAAGTGCACCAAGTCGCTTGTGcaaaag GTGCTTGAATTCGTAGACGAACATGGTAATGAAGTGCTTAATTTGGGGTCATTTACTCTTTTACCGCAACACGTGGTGCGGTTGATATTAGTTAGAGACGAACTGCAAGCTGACGAGTTCACCAAATTTCAAGCAGCTTTGATGTGGG GTAAGAAATACTGCGACAACAACCCCACTACAAGCCTTAAAGATGTCATAGGCAACTTCCTGGAATACATCCAATTCAAGAAGATCCCCGCGAGTATGGTTATGCAAGAAATTTATCCTTTGGGTTTAGTACCGTCCAACATCCTCATGAACGCTCTGGCTTATCAGGTGCAGTGTCTTGCATTACCCCCTTTTGCAGCTTAG
- the LOC136409232 gene encoding serendipity locus protein delta-like, with amino-acid sequence MSQKGFCRLCLVDVHKPVLHDWANGTSLRKSLMEIFPGMNLDLTPFLQLCIGCTNSVNFLHTMRKEFVISDHNVSTTNCKLPICKLCHEQDMDSIKTLPAFITQSNINSSTIIKEILESISPLMKFEANEEVICGTCWSWILRIYDFKRCCIACDEILKIYCSRNELQVLTQSHIGSFLKNLRNSNHCYREFAFQRQDSIDLLDSDDEFNEEHERAIARDDAIMISDEENEQECTKSIKSQSSISIFDEEEKTPIIDEDDDTQEGVVDGIIEGETLLINDISDICDGHYTEECNKNNNKELATDVMIDLTYSDSEEPQQRISVHKSNWACHICPQTYSRKEGLINHLLVHENPVNKYGRFSCKFCPYKNNWKGSVTRHETVHKVKNSITAFENLKYMCVYCNRLYKVKTDVLHHLEKHVKTWNKLQCTMCLFTCEKGNDLRFHYRVQHRGEEDPNYNP; translated from the exons ATGAGCCAAAAAGGATTTTGCAGATTGTGTTTAGTAGACGTTCATAAACCGGTTTTGCATGATTGGGCAAACGGAACAAGCTTGAGGAAAAGTTTAATGGAGATTTTTCCTGGAATG AATCTTGACCTCACCCCTTTCCTCCAACTCTGCATCGGCTGCACCAACAGTGTAAACTTCCTTCACACAATGAGGAAAGAATTTGTAATCAGTGATCACAATGTCTCAACTACAAATTGCAAACTCCCAATCTGCAAACTGTGCCATGAACAGGACATGGACTCTATTAAAACATTACCTGCTTTTATAACTCAATCAAATATTAATAGTAGCACAATCATAAAGGAAATCTTAGAAAGTATTTCCCCTTTG ATGAAATTTGAAGCAAATGAAGAAGTAATCTGTGGAACTTGCTGGTCATGGATTCTGCGGATATACGATTTTAAGAGGTGTTGCATTGCCTGTGATGAAATcctgaaaatatattgttccAGAAATGAACTTCAAGTTCTAACTCAGAGTCACATTGgtagttttcttaaaaatcttCGTAACAGCAATCATTGCTACCGAGAGTTTGCATTCCAACGACAAGATTCAATAGATTTGTTAGATTCGGATGACGAATTCAATGAAGAGCATGAAAGGGCCATTGCGAGGGATGATGCAATAATGATATCAGATGAAGAAAATGAGCAAGAATGTActaaaagtattaaaagtcAAAGCAGTATTTCGATATTCGATGAGGAAGAAAAAACTCCAATAATAGATGAGGACGATGATACTCAGGAGGGAGTTGTTGATGGAATAATTGAGGGAGAAACCCTTTTAATCAACGACATAAGCGATATATGTGATGGCCATTACACAGAAGAGtgcaacaaaaataacaacaaagaACTTGCTACAGATGTCATGATTGATCTCACGTATTCTGATAGTGAGGAGCCTCAACAGAG GATTTCTGTACACAAATCCAATTGGGCTTGCCATATTTGCCCTCAAACCTATTCAAGGAAAGAAGGCTTAATTAACCATCTATTAGTCCACGAAAACCCTGTGAACAAATATGGCCGCTTTAGCTGCAAATTTTGCCCTTACAAGAACAACTGGAAAGG CTCAGTTACAAGACATGAAACAGTACACaaagtgaaaaattcaattactgcCTTTGAGAATTTGAAGTATATGTGTGTTTACTGCAATCGTCTGTACAAAGTTAAAACTGATGTTCTGCACCATTTGGAGAAACACGTGAAGACTTGGAATAAGTTGCAATGTACCATGTGTTTGTTCACTTGCGAAAAAGGGAATGATTTGAGATTTCATTATAGG GTTCAGCATAGGGGTGAAGAGGATCCTAATTATAATCCGTAA
- the LOC136409286 gene encoding dynein regulatory complex subunit 2, translating to MAGKKKKSLANKLARMSDEERARYLQHKAEMEEEARRRKEQLISTFMKKKIKKEETFSRLNLAKINQNWHQIMRKIKVKEMKEEVDYLKNLIERVLEDKNKRIDNLMNELEEAEEQYSNNFNSHSIHLDIIIENQNDYVNKLQSQYQEELDDLLDQAQKEKNTISQSAESEARYLKTVIYGQEFKAVRELKDSWEEYNNLLPPRTFTELISFQNNSALRTLRKTRQETEMALWTQILKVVRLYVQRTDVRRSHLQELRRIDAESAEEIRNNEERIIRKEDTFKTLTIHYEDLIKQKSDKINSLETEETFLKTKFLKVKNRLKLDLELDEKQLRYLTAISNEVLNHLVQLSESGRHLLSLSRTCQKYETERERVMKWVSVVVVERGDTKNEVGGEVVMTDDEKLLQRALEIENSADELLSKPFLEQTKSPKLAAIKEIKVQTKRSQDHSNAATKGIRRNFLDACYEDLEKMENFWMVYNKAEVDIVELKQEKATLENENKHLKGMIRAILEAAALAKTVPNSTVSTMVIPKKRASTAPLHKIML from the exons ATGGCTggtaaaaagaagaaatccTTGGCCAATAAACTGGCTAGAATGTCTGATGAAGAACGAGCAAGGTATCTTCAACATAAGGCGGAAATGGAGGAAGAAGCGCGAAGAAGAAAGGAGCAACTCATTAGCACTTTCATGAAA aaaaaaattaaaaaagaggaGACTTTTTCCCGTCTAAACCTCgccaaaataaaccaaaattgGCACCAAATAATGCgaaaaataaaggtaaaagAAATGAAAGAGGAAGTTgactatttgaaaaatctcaTTGAACGAGTTCTGGAAGATAAAAACAAGAGAATTGACAACTTAATGAATGAACTGGAAGAAGCAGAGGAACAGTATTCAAACAACTTCAACTCTCATTCAATCCATTTGGATATCATCATTG AAAACCAGAATGACTATGTTAATAAGCTTCAATCGCAGTATCAAGAAGAGCTTGATGATTTGCTTGACCAAgcccaaaaagaaaaaaataccatttcaCAATCAGCTGAATCTGAAGCTAGGTACTTGAAGACAGTTATTTATGGCCAGGAATTCAAAGCTGTAAGGGAGTTGAAGGATAGTTGGGAAGAATACA ATAATCTTTTACCCCCAAGGACATTTACAGAATTAATCTCTTTCCAGAATAATTCGGCCCTTCGAACCCTACGTAAAACACGTCAGGAAACGGAAATGGCCCTTTGGACGCAAATCTTGAAAGTAGTCCGTTTGTATGTCCAAAGAACGGACGTTCGCCGAAGCCATTTGCAGGAATTACGCAGGATTGATGCGGAAAGCGCCGAGGAAATCCGAAATAACGAGGAGAGAATAATTCGAAAAGAG GACACTTTCAAAACTTTAACCATCCATTACGAAGATTTGATTAAACAAAAATCCGACAAAATCAACTCCCTAGAGACCGAAGAGACTTTCCTCAAAACCAAATTCCTAAAAGTAAAGAATAGATTGAAACTAGACTTGGAGTTGGATGAAAAGCAGCTGAGATATTTAACAGCTATCTCAAATGAGGTCCTCAACCATTTAGTGCAGCTCTCTGAAAGTGGTAGACATTTACTATCACTTTCTCGCACTTGCCAAAAATATGAAACCGAGAGAGAAAGAGTGATGAAATGGGTGAGTGTGGTAGTGGTTGAAAGGGGCGACACTAAAAACGAAGTTGGTGGAGAAGTTGTAATGACTGATGATGAGAAGCTGTTGCAAAGGGCTTTGGAAATCGAAAATTCTGCAG ATGAACTACTAAGCAAACCCTTTCTGGAGCAAACAAAAAGCCCTAAATTGGCtgcaattaaagaaataaaagtcCAAACTAAACGATCTCAAGATCACTCAAATGCAGCCACTAAAGGCATTAGAAGAAACTTCCTGGACGCTTGTTATGAAGACTTAGAGAAAATGGAGAACTTCTGGATGGTTTATAATAAGGCTGAAGTGGATATCGTCGAGCTAAAGCAAGAAAAGGCAACTTTGGAGAATGAAAATAAGCACTTGAAAGGGATGATTAGGGCCATATTGGAGGCTGCAGCTCTGGCCAAGACAGTACCGAACAGTACTGTATCAACGATGGTGATTCCAAAAAAGAGGGCTTCCACAGCTCCACTGCACAAAATCATGCTTTGA
- the LOC136409237 gene encoding serine-enriched protein-like isoform X1 yields MPESVLLPASYISMAEAEPDLSTFENKSGLAEDMKFLASMPELCDVTFLVGETREPVCAVKAVLAARSRVFHKMLYQAPSPQRKKEPPPKENKLRLFLKRSSEPLLNLQNASQQRGYTQQLAPIQEPQSQQHQTLIIEEFEPDVFRQLIEYIHTGCVTLQPRTLLGVMNAADYYGLDELRKACAGFVQCCITVDTVCALLASAERYIQYKCTKSLVQKVLEFVDEHGNEVLNLGSFTLLPQHVVRLILVRDELQADEFTKFQAALMWGKKYCDNNPTTSLKDVIGNFLEYIQFKKIPASMVMQEIYPLGLVPSNILMNALAYQADPRCSDSSKLSSNRIKRLDQGRSMSIQSNVDPYGSITTLGSSESFELASSDGKHNNSN; encoded by the exons ATGCCGGAAAGCGTGTTGCTACCTGCAAGCTACATCAGTATGGCCGAGGCCGAGCCTGACCTCAGCACTTTTGAAAACAAGTCAGGACTGGCTGAGGACATGAAGTTCCTCGCTTCCATGCCAGAACTCTGCGATGTCACTTTTTTAGTGGGCGAGACACGGGAGCCCGTCTGCGCAGTCAAAGCAGTCTTAGCTGCGCGATCAAgagtttttcataaaatgctCTATCAG GCGCCGAGTCCTCAACGCAAGAAAGAGCCTCCTCCAAAAGAAAACAAGCTACGGTTGTTTCTCAAGAGGTCCTCTGAACCTTTGCTGAATCTGCAGAATGCCTCCCAGCAG AGAGGCTACACCCAGCAGCTGGCCCCCATACAAGAG CCTCAATCCCAGCAGCACCAAACCCTGATAATAGAAGAATTCGAGCCAGATGTCTTCAGGCAGCTCATAGAGTACATCCACACTGGATGCGTGACCCTGCAACCCAGAACCCTACTCG GTGTGATGAATGCTGCTGATTACTATGGCTTGGACGAGCTTCGCAAGGCTTGTGCAGGGTTCGTTCAGTGTTGTATCACCGTCGATACTGTATGCGCATTGTTAGCTTCAGCTGAAAGGTACATCCAGTATAAGTGCACCAAGTCGCTTGTGcaaaag GTGCTTGAATTCGTAGACGAACATGGTAATGAAGTGCTTAATTTGGGGTCATTTACTCTTTTACCGCAACACGTGGTGCGGTTGATATTAGTTAGAGACGAACTGCAAGCTGACGAGTTCACCAAATTTCAAGCAGCTTTGATGTGGG GTAAGAAATACTGCGACAACAACCCCACTACAAGCCTTAAAGATGTCATAGGCAACTTCCTGGAATACATCCAATTCAAGAAGATCCCCGCGAGTATGGTTATGCAAGAAATTTATCCTTTGGGTTTAGTACCGTCCAACATCCTCATGAACGCTCTGGCTTATCAG GCAGACCCCCGGTGCTCTGACTCCAGTAAACTCTCCTCCAATCGAATAAAACGTCTGGACCAGGGACGATCAATGAGTATCCAGAGCAACGTGGATCCCTACGGCTCTATTACTACCCTGGGCTCCTCCGAGTCGTTCGAACTGGCTTCTTCCGACGGCAAGCATAATAACTCCAATTAA
- the LOC136409237 gene encoding serine-enriched protein-like isoform X2 produces MPESVLLPASYISMAEAEPDLSTFENKSGLAEDMKFLASMPELCDVTFLVGETREPVCAVKAVLAARSRVFHKMLYQAPSPQRKKEPPPKENKLRLFLKRSSEPLLNLQNASQQPQSQQHQTLIIEEFEPDVFRQLIEYIHTGCVTLQPRTLLGVMNAADYYGLDELRKACAGFVQCCITVDTVCALLASAERYIQYKCTKSLVQKVLEFVDEHGNEVLNLGSFTLLPQHVVRLILVRDELQADEFTKFQAALMWGKKYCDNNPTTSLKDVIGNFLEYIQFKKIPASMVMQEIYPLGLVPSNILMNALAYQADPRCSDSSKLSSNRIKRLDQGRSMSIQSNVDPYGSITTLGSSESFELASSDGKHNNSN; encoded by the exons ATGCCGGAAAGCGTGTTGCTACCTGCAAGCTACATCAGTATGGCCGAGGCCGAGCCTGACCTCAGCACTTTTGAAAACAAGTCAGGACTGGCTGAGGACATGAAGTTCCTCGCTTCCATGCCAGAACTCTGCGATGTCACTTTTTTAGTGGGCGAGACACGGGAGCCCGTCTGCGCAGTCAAAGCAGTCTTAGCTGCGCGATCAAgagtttttcataaaatgctCTATCAG GCGCCGAGTCCTCAACGCAAGAAAGAGCCTCCTCCAAAAGAAAACAAGCTACGGTTGTTTCTCAAGAGGTCCTCTGAACCTTTGCTGAATCTGCAGAATGCCTCCCAGCAG CCTCAATCCCAGCAGCACCAAACCCTGATAATAGAAGAATTCGAGCCAGATGTCTTCAGGCAGCTCATAGAGTACATCCACACTGGATGCGTGACCCTGCAACCCAGAACCCTACTCG GTGTGATGAATGCTGCTGATTACTATGGCTTGGACGAGCTTCGCAAGGCTTGTGCAGGGTTCGTTCAGTGTTGTATCACCGTCGATACTGTATGCGCATTGTTAGCTTCAGCTGAAAGGTACATCCAGTATAAGTGCACCAAGTCGCTTGTGcaaaag GTGCTTGAATTCGTAGACGAACATGGTAATGAAGTGCTTAATTTGGGGTCATTTACTCTTTTACCGCAACACGTGGTGCGGTTGATATTAGTTAGAGACGAACTGCAAGCTGACGAGTTCACCAAATTTCAAGCAGCTTTGATGTGGG GTAAGAAATACTGCGACAACAACCCCACTACAAGCCTTAAAGATGTCATAGGCAACTTCCTGGAATACATCCAATTCAAGAAGATCCCCGCGAGTATGGTTATGCAAGAAATTTATCCTTTGGGTTTAGTACCGTCCAACATCCTCATGAACGCTCTGGCTTATCAG GCAGACCCCCGGTGCTCTGACTCCAGTAAACTCTCCTCCAATCGAATAAAACGTCTGGACCAGGGACGATCAATGAGTATCCAGAGCAACGTGGATCCCTACGGCTCTATTACTACCCTGGGCTCCTCCGAGTCGTTCGAACTGGCTTCTTCCGACGGCAAGCATAATAACTCCAATTAA